The window gtgaaagtcctgggttttacccatcccccccccccaccgtctcatgagatcagtctgaaCCGAGAGAAACGGACTGCGATGACACCACTgctctgtcttttgtttttagcCCTAGCTGCAGAAAATGACGTGTTGTGCGTTTAcaacaaattgtgtttttgtaacaGCTCCATGAACACAGAGAACAGaacttttttttggttgttgcaCCTGTTAGAAGAGGGAGGACGAGCCTCAGAATGCCTGCACACCGTAATAATCAATCTCGCTGATTAGACCTCAGAAGTTGTACTAAGATGagcttcctcttttttctttcataccATTATGACATTAATAATTCAGGGTTTTGGCTGCAGATCAGAATAATTAAGAAAGACAAAACTTTTAAGCTGTAGCTTGGTCGTTTGTCTTTGACACTTACTAGACTTGATCAAATGATTAAATTAAGAAATTAGATTAAGGAGTAGAAGGAAACCATTAGTTGCAATCCAAATAAATGAGAGGATTATCTGGGAAACTAATTAAAATGCATATTGTTACCTAATCTCATGGTTTCTTGTAgtctgtattatttttattatatagttTTCTAGGGAGTAAAAATGCATTGTGGGGTTTAGAGGCTTCAGCCATTCTGCACCTCCCACTATCCATCTGTACCATAGAGTCTCTACCCACGTTAAAACCTCCATCCAAACCCATTTTGAAAAGCCTACCCCCCATGACTCCACTCTCCATCAAAAGCATGGATTGATTGCTTTCTTTGAATTTTCTATCTCaagtttttttatgtgtttgttttaattaaattacattttcctttttaattgtgtttttgtctgtattaACTGTAAGGTGCTATGAAAGGCgcccataaataaaatgtgttattattattatgtgcaGTTATTAGTAACATCTGTGACGCAGTCTCCTTCCCCTGTCTATGGTCAAGTCTCCTGTGAGGCCAGCTATCAGAGCTGTAGCATCTCAATATTTTGCTGTACAAggaattgtctcagaaataattgcaattaagAATATAATTGTCCCTTCCagtcaaactttaaaaagtattaaaaagtccAAACTAAAGTTTTGAATGTATCCCAGGACACATCTtgtggttatatatatatatatatatcactgtTATGTGACCCAGATGATGTaatgacacaaatacacatccTATAACGTAAACAACGCCTCTTTATTAGGCATGATCAGTCCGTGGACAGTAAAAGGAATGAACCTGAGTGACCTTATTTGATAAAAATCTAAGCATTTCAatgttatttctgacaatttaataaacaaaaatgtatattatgcttgagtaaaaaaaacaactaattaacagaactggatttaaaaaaaagtaatatttaaataaatcaccGGGAGAGTCCGGTACAGCCCGACTATGGAGATAAAACTTTGACATGTTCTGCTTGTTCAATAGCTTGTTTAGGTAAATTGCTCTTAAACGCATTTAGAGAGGATTGGATTTGCTATTTTTAGTATCAATTCTTGACATTTTGGTGCCGGGGATTTTCCTGTGGGGCTGGCTACAAAGATTCTCTATGCAGGAAAAGCACTGTCATGTTATAATTGTTACAAACCACCAGCAATGAGTTCCCAACCCGACTGAGCAAAAAGTCAACCGGCGCGGGCTTCAAGAAGAACAGACACTAGAGGACCATGCTCTCTCCGCTCCCCTGCCTAGCCCAGtaactgtgtgggtgtgtgggtctTAACAGAGGATAAAGTAAAATAATGGACCATTTTATCTGTCTGTGAAAAGCCTCCAGCTGCCTCTCCCCATTTCCTTACTGACAAAGAGGAttgtgatccccccccccccctgccccctccAATCAGAACCATTTCATAATGGAAATGGAGTATCAATGACTCAGGGAGGTTCTCAGACACTAAACCTGGGAATAATGGTTCATATCTCCCCGCTTTCTAGTCAGCTCCggacatttttttgtgaataaaatGAGACATCTGTATAACGGCCATTTCATTGCTCTGTGATATTGGAGCGCAGAGTGGAACCGGGCCCCCGTGTCCATTAAGACGCTTCCTCATCCTATGGCCACATCGGGGTTCTGACAACAATAGGATATTAAAGTCTGAATGCTGTTGTGCACAGCTATACTTGAAAGACTTTCTCTGATTCTTATCTGAATATAGATACCGTTTGTTTGAGCGTCTCTCTCACACTTTCTCCCCCTCTGGATTAGGGTGTTTATATAGCTGGTAAATATGTAAATACGTTGTTTggtcttctccctctctttgtagattttttactttaaatattcAATGTAGGTAGTTTGATTGTTTGGctaaagatttttttctatAGTTTATAGATTAATAGATAGatgtgtattgtgttttattatgaacataaaattttattttccataaaaaaaagttacaatgtTTGTGTATAATGTTAATTATAGGATAAAAGAAAAAGCTGCTGgtcagactttaaaaaaaaaaaaaaaaaaagatattataatatatatatatatttttttttttggggggttttattCCCTATTTGGACAGGACAGAGTAAGTATgtggaaagggggagagagagaggggagtgaCATGCGGCAAGGGGCCACAGGCCAGATTTGAACCGGGCCCGccgcgtcgaggagcaagcctctatacatgggcatccgcacagaccactgcgctatctggatgccctatattactatatatatatatatatatatatatatatatatatatatatatatataagaaatcGGCCAAGAAAACTGCAATTGGTGCATCTCTAGACCAAAAGACgaagaaaatattaaattaatatgAAGGAAACTGGTGTCTAAAGTGCTTCCAACAGCAGCTCGTTTGGAGCAGGAAAGGCTTATTTACACACTGTCCGCTTGTATTATAAGAAATAGAGCTACTATAATCCATATCAAAATGTACATAGCGTAAATTAGCCATCACTTTGCCATTTAGATTTATGACTGTGCCATCCAGGGTGGATGAATGTATGATGTATAGTATGTGACATTTTTAATATGTGCCAGTTAATTAAGTCAAACTCGGTTCAGTGCGATGCGTCATCAAGCTGCCGGACCACACACTCGACCTTTTCAACCTCTGTGCGGGTGCTCTgactgctgggggggggggaatacaaCATGACATCCCTGTGCTGATGGGTTCCCCAGCATGTTAACACTGCCCCATATACATGGGGATACTGACTAAATCTGTATCagagtttctgcaggtttcacaaaGTCTTTAGAGTTTTTCCCCCGCCAGTATCGCTAAATTTGAGCTTGAAGAGTAAAATCAGTTTAATGTCTGGTGAAATCCAAGAGACTTACGCCGATAACAacaaagctgattggctgcaacaTAGGTTGtatgttggttttatttttagtcGTAATACAGTGAAAtgatatataattttttttttaaaaagagcatCAGAAGTAGCGTTGCATGAATGTAGGAAAATTAAcacctgtttaaaatgatttaagacattaaaaacaatacttCAGCGAATGTAAGActtattaaggcctaaaattttgatttttaaatgttagactttttaagaccttgtGGAAACGCTGCTGTGTTCACATATTTAGAACTTTTACATTGTTAAGGAAAAGCTCAGGAGCAGCACAACTCATTCACGTATGTGAACAGGGTTGGGGAGACTTAGAAGACTTTAATGAAGCTTTCTCTTTAGTCTCATCATACCACAACATGGTGTTTCCGGAAATTCCACAACATAAATATTTTGCCTTCACTGCTCTGGTCCAGTTGGCTTTGGTTGCTCATCCCGTTTTGTTTGAGAAAAGGCGGCTTTGGGTATTCTcaatctctttctttctcttctcgaTATAAATTCTAATtatatttatagtgtcaaaacATTACTGGAGTTCTCTCAGGGCACTTTACAGATACACTAGGCCTAggccacactctataatttacagacacCCAACAATTCAGCGAAATCTCTGTCTTTCTAATCTTTTCTGTTGACTCTCCACTGTACACTTACCCAGTTGTTCTTGCGTGGCCCCTTCCTCCAGAAAGGTGATTCTCTCCAGGACCGCCCAGAACATCACACCCAGGGAGAAGATGTCCGCCTGGGCCGAGTAGGTCAAACCCCCCCACACCTCTGGAGCCATGTAGAAGTCAGAGCCACAAGTGGAGGAGAAGTGCTGCCTGGTCAGATCCCCGTCCAGCAGACCTTCACTCATCTTGCTAAGACCAAAGTCTGCCACCTACAGGTACGACAGGCCGACTCATTAAATAAGAAGTACAGAGTGCTTTGTGTTGGCATAAGGCTTTTTTCACCAATGTACAACTCTAGAACCTTTTCTGTCTCTAGAGATAGAAATCTCTAGACTCTAAAAGAGTGAACAAGTAATGTTCTGATACCAGATGCTTTATTTTACCCCTTTGAAAAAAGCCACGTAGAGATTTGTAGAGGGCTGAGaagtacattacattacacaagTGGATGTTAAACTCAGTAGACCTGAAACGAAATCAATCGACTATTTTTGATCAGCACTTTAATCATTTTgagtaaaaatgcaaattattttccaattccagcttctcaaatgtaaatatttgcaGGTGGTCTTTGTCTTTTATGATAGTAAACTGAATTTATTTGGTTTTTGGACTGCTggtctaacaaaaaaaaacacattagaaTATGCAAACTTGCTTTTTTATAATTAACATTTTATGGACCAAATTAATTGACAGACTATGTGCACCATCACCAAAATTCCActtaaacagtaaaaacaaaactgggCCTCATTATGTCAAGTTAAGGCACTTGTGGAATGGAAACTAAAAATCCCCCTGTATTTAGAGCGCTAAatcatatattaaaaaaacataaatgcatGTCAGTCTTCATAAGCTTCAACATACAATTCATAAACAGCAAAAGGTTAGCCAATTTAACCATCCCCATCATTATACCAACAATTCCACAAGAATGAAAGTAAATTATACGTCCAAAAACATTTCCATAATATCTCCAATTTATCAACTTATCATACTCCTCTTATTAAAAGCACCCGGGGTAACGTTCTATGACTCCTGACAATGCACCGGTTAAAAATGTTCttagtattttgtattttaattgttttggtaCACTGGGGCAAggacagcatttttttttcaataattctTTCCTCTTGCCTTTGTAATATTGTTTATTATGTCTCAAGTTAACTGTTACAGTGAAAACCAAACACTGTACTACAATGCTTTCAAATTTGAACAGTGTaagttttccaaaatgttgtgtACTTAGTGTAGGAGAATGCCACTTGATCTTGCATAAAATCTGTCATGTCATAACAATCTACCTACCTTGACAACGGGGCCTCTTGGTGTCACACAGACCAGCACATTGTCAGGCTTCAGGTCTCGGTGGGTGATCCCCAGACTATGCAGGAAGGCCAGAGCACTGCAGAGCTGTCGCACCACGCTGTGGTTACGCTGGGAGTCGGGCGGCCTGGAGAGCAGATACTGATTCAAGTCACCCCCATCACAGTACTCCATCACAAGCCAAAGGGCCGAGCAACGCAGGGGTCCCGGCTGCTCTTCCTCTGTCTGGGCCGGTCTCTTCCTAGCTCTGTTTTGAGGCCTTTGTGGAGTTGTAGAATCCCATGCATTTGATTTAGTCTTGTCCTGGAGCTTGGGCTTGGCCTGAACAGTGTTGGTCCTGTCCTTAAGTCTTGAGAAAGAGTTGCCCCCCCGCTGGGTGTCATTCCTTTTCTGACTTTGTGGCGCTCCGACTATAGTGCCTTTCAGCACGCTCTCAACTAGACGTGGAGGCAGTTTCCCTGGTTTTAGGGGCTTCAGGCTCCTTGGCCCAGtctgcagcaggcagctgtgGAGTGCAATAACATTGGCATGGTTCTTGGCAGTGGCTCTCATTGCCCACAGCTCTTGCAGGTAGAGTTCAATGCACTCCGGGTTGCTGCAGGGCAGCCGCTTGATAGCCACCCTCTGTCCTGTTTTGGCCATTTGGCCCTCAAAGACAACACCGTAGCTGCCTCGTCCTACCTCCCTCTCTAAAGTGTAGAGCTCCTCCATCTATCACAGGCAATGGAGACTAATGCAAGtggtaagaaaaataaaataactaagGTTAGCTAGAATGATAATAAATTACACGTAGCGTTAACGTACAAAACCGTTAGCTAGCTCAATGAGTCGGACGTTAACTGTGAAATAGCTGACAAACGTTTAGCTAGAGAACGTTACAGCCCCTTAGCTTAcctgactgattttttttttttagtttaacttAGCTAGCAAAGTACGTAATTAAAGCTACAGATGATAAACGTTAATGTAACGCAGCTGGTATCccgctaacattagctagctacacTTAACGTTACCAAGTAACGTAACATTATGTGCTACAGCTAACGTTACTTACTCCCCAAATCACTTAgctttcctgttgttttttcatgttgaagTTAACAACACATTGACATAAGTTACTATACGACTTACATTTTCAAAGTGGCGTCGAGACCATATAAAGTAAGGTAGTGAATACGTTTAACATGGCGCTGTCTAGCCACCATGAATATATTTTAAGCCACACACGTTATTCTTCAAGTTAACGTTGGTTTAAAAGGCAAGCGACACACAAAGCTCTAGCTTCAAATGAGCTCCTTTCATTTCAAACTTACCCACAAGACTTCAGCTTACATTACCAGCAATGAATCGATTTGAATCTGCAATCTAGCTACTTGATTCACAAACCTTCTTGTACAATAACGAATTTGGATAATTTGTTGTTAATCCACCACTGAGATACTGAGAGAACTTTCAGTGTCAGAACAACACAAACGCTACAGACAACCATGTCAACATTCATAGCGACCCGCTCTGTCTGTACGTGCATCATGATTGGCTACGGGAAACTCAGCCGCGTGTTGTGATTGGTAGGTAGCAGAACTGTAGGACATATTCAATTTGAATTGCCCACGCCGCCAATCAGAGGCCGAGTAGGGCGGGTTATGCCTTTCCCTGTCCCTCCGGACCATCCATTCTTGATTCAGCTGGGTTAATGATTTTTAAAAGGTATGGAAACTGACTCTTGATTTCAAAcagaatgaaaataatcattgaaAGAGTTATATTAAGgtgtgaaaatgtaattaacACAATAAAGAGATATTCGCTAGAAAATACGATGTTGAACGTTGTAAAAGATTCACAGTTTCAGTGGGTCCTCAGTTTTCAGTACTGACAAgcattttgtatgtatgtatgtatgtatgtatgtatgtatgtatgtatgtatgtgtgtgtgtgtgtgtgtgtgtgtgtgtgtgtgtgtatatataaagataGAAGTGCTGAGAATGCCTTACTTTAGTGATTAAACTGAATATATATGAAAATTATGAGCAGGGACAGCTTTGTAATCAAGTtatgaatttgacaaaaaagaaCTGCAAGTGCAAAAACACCAAACTTCCCTCATTGCTGCAGTCCCATTTAATCACAAAAGACCTGAactaagcacacacacacacacacacacacacacaaacaaaacacacacacacacccaatgaGTGGATGCTGCATCAGTATTGACTGCTTTTTGGTGGAGGAGCGGCAACCGTGGGGATGACAGATAACAGCAttggtgtgtcgtgtgtgtgtgtgtgtgtgtgtgtgtgtgtgtgtgtttgttcttcaGAAAGAATATAATAGGAAACATGGTGATTCACTGCACTGAAGCACACTGAAAGAAAAATAgctttgaagtgtgtgtgtgtgtgtgtgtgtgcgtgtgcgtgtgcttgtgtgtgtgcgcgtgcaacTGCTTGTGATCCATAGCTTTTATCAGCGATGCCAATCATGAATATTCGTCATTAGCTAAAGAAGATGGAGTCAGTCACACTTGACTTGTTTTTATCTTGAGGCAAATGCCCTCTATTCCATTATTGCACTTGCTTTGACAGATATTTGGATGCAGACATTGGGCATAATATATAGAGTGCATTCTGCCTGGAGAATTTATAAGGAAATATTTTGTGGAAACCACTCAAAGGTGCCAGAATTGGATTTCCCGACAAATTCAATAAGGCATTCCAGGCACCCCAAAAAGAGTCCAATAAGAATTATAGTTTTAATCACCTCTGTTTTCAGACTAATTGTGCATCTGTGGGGGCTTTGCTTGCTAATTATGGAGTCCACCAACAGGAGGGGCAACAGTAATTATTTCCTTGATTGAGGTCAAAACCCTTGCATTTAATCCTGAGGTCTATCCCGCACTCCCCACGCAGAGAGAGTAAACATCCTCTCAGCATCCCGTACTCAATTTCACAGCAGTCACTCTTTtacaaatgattattttcttcCTCAGTAAGCCAGATTTTCACTGAAGAGACTGTACCATTGTCTGCCTGCATCCTCGTGTCTTTGTTGTCTAAACCCCATGTCCTTACAATACAGTATTtctatgagaaaaaaaagtgcttttctGCTTTCTGATGCCCCTTTGTAACCACAGCTAGCAATGAAAaggacatactgtatctgaagggaGTTGTGCAATGGCATCGATATATACATTAATACATGAAATACTGCTGTATGTCTCACCAAATGCTTACgctctgaaataaaactttGTAAAGTTTTTTCGGGGGGGT of the Etheostoma spectabile isolate EspeVRDwgs_2016 chromosome 18, UIUC_Espe_1.0, whole genome shotgun sequence genome contains:
- the si:ch211-63o20.7 gene encoding serine/threonine-protein kinase pdik1l-B, whose amino-acid sequence is MEELYTLEREVGRGSYGVVFEGQMAKTGQRVAIKRLPCSNPECIELYLQELWAMRATAKNHANVIALHSCLLQTGPRSLKPLKPGKLPPRLVESVLKGTIVGAPQSQKRNDTQRGGNSFSRLKDRTNTVQAKPKLQDKTKSNAWDSTTPQRPQNRARKRPAQTEEEQPGPLRCSALWLVMEYCDGGDLNQYLLSRPPDSQRNHSVVRQLCSALAFLHSLGITHRDLKPDNVLVCVTPRGPVVKVADFGLSKMSEGLLDGDLTRQHFSSTCGSDFYMAPEVWGGLTYSAQADIFSLGVMFWAVLERITFLEEGATQEQLGAYVCKGRSGWLMPLGEALWENADLQLCIPMKFKRAPPLPPPPGPAMCTLLLDMLASNPDARPSADQLEARVHSALDEDSR